One Coprobacter fastidiosus genomic window, AAAAATGTTTTGCACAACGCTTTGCAAGGATACCGAAAACTTAATGCAAAAGCTTTTGAAAAAATAAAACCGGGGGGCATTCTTTTCACATTCTCCTGTTCGCAAGTCGTTACTAAAGAAAATTTCCGGTTAGCTGTATTCAGTGCAGCAGCTCAATCTAAAAGACGTGTACGAATACTGCATCAATTGACTCAGCCAGCAGACCATCCAGTAAATATTTATCACCCCGAAGGCGAATATTTAAAAGGGTTAGTCCTATATGTAGAATAAATTGCATCAATTCTTTAGAAACTGTCTAAAAATATTCGAATAAATAAAAGGTGTACACCTGTCGTGTACACCTTTTACTATTATACCCACTTCATACTTCAAAAGATTTATCAAACAATAATCTTTATAAATCAAAAAATAAGCGTATCCAATACACTAATATCAAAAAACATGTTAAATAGCATACAAAATTTTGTACGATCCCTTGCCGTATTAAATATTATCTCTACATTTGTAATGTGTTTTTCATGGTATTAGATTTAAGGTTAACGAAGATTGGTTGTCGAGATGACAACCTTTTCTTTTTATATATATGCCACAAATTTTGAAAACAGCTTATAATGCTAACCCCAAAAAAAACAAAACGGTTACAAGATAATCCTCGCAACCGTTTTTCAGTATATAAACTATATTGTCAATTATCTCGACACTCTACCCGAAGCATCACCGCTCATCAGTTTCTCGACTTCTTCTACCGTTACCAAATTGAAGTCTCCGTAAATGGTATGTTTCAGACATGATGCCGCTACGGCAAAGTTCAGTGCTTTCTGATCGTCTCCGGTATAGGTCAATAACCCGTAGATAAGTCCGCCCATGAATGAGTCGCCTCCTCCTACACGATCCACAATATGGGTAATATCGTAACGCGGGGATTGATACAGTTTCCCGCCGCTGTACAATACACCGCCCCATGTGTTGTGGTTGGCGTTGATCGAGCCGCGGAGCGTAATGATGACTTTTTGGGCTCGGGGAAAACGTTTCATCAACTGAGTACATACCGACTCGAATTCGGCGGCATTCACTTCTCCATTGGTCTGTGCAACGTCGAAACCTTCCGGTTTGATACCGAATACCTTTTCCGCATCCTCTTCATTTCCCAGTATGACATCACAGCCGGCTACCAGCTCGGGCATGATTTCTGATGCCTGTTTGCCGTATTTCCACAGGTTTTTCCGGTAGTTCAGGTCGCACGATACGGTTACGCCCAGACGGTTGGCTGCCCGTATGGCCTCGAGACAGGCGTCGGCAGCACCTTGTGAAAGTGCGGGGGTAATACCGGTCCAGTGAAACCAGTCCGCTCCCTTGAGGACTTCGTCCCAGTCGATCATACCCGGTTTGATTTCGGCGATCGCCGAATGTGCCCGGTCATAAACCACCTTGCTGGCACGGGCTACCGCTCCCGTTTCGAGGAAATAGATTCCCAGACGGTCGCCTCCGTAAATGACATGATCGGTCTTTACTCCGTGTTTATGGAGATCCATCTCGCAACTTCTGGCTATATCGTTTTGGGGCAGGCGGGTTACGAATTCCGATTCCATACCGTAATTGGCCAGCGATACCGATACGTTGGCTTCTCCCCCTCCGAATGTGGCGGTGAATTCCGTTGCCTGACTGAAGCGTTGGTAACCCGGTGTGGCCAACCGCAACATGATTTCTCCGAATGTGACTACTTTTTTGCTCATATAGCTTTCAAATAGATATGATTAATTAAAAATTAAAGAATTTTTTTGCATTATAATAGCTGATATCTTCTATCATCTGATTTACCCGATCTATCTCTGAAACAGGAATCTCTCCGTTTTCGACATCTTTACCCACCAAATTACATAAAGTACGACGGAAATATTCATGACGAGGATAAGAAAGGAAACTACGTGAATCGGTAAGCATACCTACAAAACGGCTCAACAATCCTAACAAAGAAAGAGCATTCATTTGCTTTTCCATACCATCTTTTTGATCAAGGAACCACCATCCGGAGCCGAACTGTATCTTTCCCGGAATAGTACCATCCTGAAAATTTCCCAGCATGGTAGCTATCACCTCATTAGCACAAGGATTTAAATTATATAAAATCGTCTTTGTCAGTTTTCCCTTAGTATTTAAACGATCCAAAAATTTGGACATTGCTTTAGCTGTCGTAAATTCTCCGATAGAATCAAAACCGGTGTCAGGACCTAATAACTTAAACATTTTTGTATTATTATTTCGAATAGCCCCGTAATGAAATTGCTGAGTCCACCCCTTTTCATAATCCATTTCACCAAATTCAACCAACATTGCCGATTTGAATTTCAGAATCTCCTCGCGAGTCAGTTCTTTTCCTCCGTAAACCTTATTGAAAATAGCCTTGATTTCTGCATCAGTATAGTCTTCAGCATAAAATTCTTCTATACCATGATCCGAAAGTTTACAACCTTGTTGCGCAAAAAAGTCATGGCGCTTACGCAATGCGGCAATCATATCGTCAAAAGTAGAAATTGCAATACCGCTTACTTCAGATAATTTCTCTATATAAGCACGAAAATCTGCAGGAATCTCTACCGCCATAGCTTTATCTGGACGCCAAGTCGGAAGCATTTTAATCTCAAAGCCACTTTCACGAGTTTTAATATGATATTCAAGTGAATCTACAGGGTCATCAGTCGTACATACAACCTCAACACGATAACGGCGCATCATCCCTCGAGCAGAATATTCGGGCAAAGCTAATTTAGCATTACATTCGTCATAAATTTCACGGGCAGTTTTAGGATTCAGAACTTTATCGATACCAAACGCAGTTTTCAATTCTAAATGAGTCCAATGATAAAGAGGATTACGCATTGTATAAGGAACTGTTTCTGCCCATTTCTCAAATTTCTCCCAATCAGAAGTATCTTTTCCCGTACAATAGCGTTCTTCTACCCCATTGGTACGCATAGCACGCCATTTATAATGATCTCCACCCAACCAAATTTCGGTTAACGATTTGAACTTATGATCATCTGCAACCATTTGCGGAATCAAGTGGCAATGATAATCGATAATCGGCATTTTTGCCGCATGTTCATGATACAATTTCTGTGCAGTTTCCGT contains:
- a CDS encoding sugar kinase produces the protein MSKKVVTFGEIMLRLATPGYQRFSQATEFTATFGGGEANVSVSLANYGMESEFVTRLPQNDIARSCEMDLHKHGVKTDHVIYGGDRLGIYFLETGAVARASKVVYDRAHSAIAEIKPGMIDWDEVLKGADWFHWTGITPALSQGAADACLEAIRAANRLGVTVSCDLNYRKNLWKYGKQASEIMPELVAGCDVILGNEEDAEKVFGIKPEGFDVAQTNGEVNAAEFESVCTQLMKRFPRAQKVIITLRGSINANHNTWGGVLYSGGKLYQSPRYDITHIVDRVGGGDSFMGGLIYGLLTYTGDDQKALNFAVAASCLKHTIYGDFNLVTVEEVEKLMSGDASGRVSR
- the uxaC gene encoding glucuronate isomerase, with translation MKNFMDENFLLQTETAQKLYHEHAAKMPIIDYHCHLIPQMVADDHKFKSLTEIWLGGDHYKWRAMRTNGVEERYCTGKDTSDWEKFEKWAETVPYTMRNPLYHWTHLELKTAFGIDKVLNPKTAREIYDECNAKLALPEYSARGMMRRYRVEVVCTTDDPVDSLEYHIKTRESGFEIKMLPTWRPDKAMAVEIPADFRAYIEKLSEVSGIAISTFDDMIAALRKRHDFFAQQGCKLSDHGIEEFYAEDYTDAEIKAIFNKVYGGKELTREEILKFKSAMLVEFGEMDYEKGWTQQFHYGAIRNNNTKMFKLLGPDTGFDSIGEFTTAKAMSKFLDRLNTKGKLTKTILYNLNPCANEVIATMLGNFQDGTIPGKIQFGSGWWFLDQKDGMEKQMNALSLLGLLSRFVGMLTDSRSFLSYPRHEYFRRTLCNLVGKDVENGEIPVSEIDRVNQMIEDISYYNAKKFFNF